One window from the genome of Choloepus didactylus isolate mChoDid1 chromosome 2, mChoDid1.pri, whole genome shotgun sequence encodes:
- the LACTBL1 gene encoding putative beta-lactamase-like 1, with translation MVMIGCFLWQYHLPKLKTGSLGPEVTSAPMRMCPRHPEPVPLAHPLPVLKEALQKVDKILRQAMSAPGLAAMSAIVIHNDTVLWTGNFGRKNGSDPTSGPPNEYTMYRIASISKVFPVLMLYRLWEEGIVTSLDDPLERYADGFTINNPLGVTSAPERRSLIDGLEEVGTAPRPSSVTLRRMASQLSGLPRRLRSTSLLWKGSTQEALSLLKDDVLVADPGTRCHYSTLAFSLLAHVLAAHTPQGDYQRWISENVLEPLGLEDTGFDLTPAVRSRLAAGFYGSGRPAPLYDLGWYRPSGQMYSTPADLAKLATVLLGSGSQRFLRPDAAKTLLAPLLACPGAYFANQTGTPWEFHTQRGYSLVRKDGDLDGYAATFSLVPQLRLGLVLLLAGPRPPGPDLVARAYDVLLPAMERAFRETARSPAPPPSARPFAGYFTFANLTFYEVRAGPAGELHLRQFGPRVEALVPAAFRTLALRHLRGRVFQLHVAREFPCALPLGDAWLSLEAQHGQLVNFYPFDGHGLSPGFDVPGLNTYHVLRLPRKPVFRGQ, from the exons ATGGTCATGATTGGCTGCTTCCTGTGGCAGTATCACCTCCCCAAGCTGAAGACTG GTTCCTTGGGACCAGAGGTGACCTCTGCCCCCATGAGGATGTGTCCCCGGCACCCTGAGCCTGTGCCCCTGGCGCACCCCCTCCCCGTGTTGAAGGAGGCCCTGCAGAAG GTGGACAAGATCCTGCGGCAGGCAATGTCTGCCCCAGGCCTGGCTGCCATGTCTGCGATTGTCATCCACAATGACACCGTGCTCTGGACGGGGAACTTTGGGAGGAAGAATGGCTCAGACCCAACTTCTGGGCCCCCCAATGAGTACACCATGTACCG GATTGCCAGCATCTCCAAGGTCTTTCCCGTCCTCATGCTGTACCGCCTGTGGGAGGAGGGCATCGTAACCTCTCTGGATGACCCTCTGGAGCGGTATGCTGATGGCTTCACCATTAACAACCCGCTGGGAGTGACATCAGCTCCTGAACGGCGGAGCCTGATTGATGGGCTGGAGGAGGTGGGCACAGCTCCCAGGCCTTCATCCGTCACCCTCCGAAGGATGGCCAGTCAGCTCTCAG GCCTGCCCAGAAGGCTCCGCTCCACTTCTCTGCTGTGGAAGGGCAGCACCCAGGAGGCCCTGAGTCTGCTCAAGGATGATGTGCTGGTGGCCGACCCAGGAACCAG GTGCCATTACAGCACGCTGGCCTTCTCCCTTCTGGCTCATGTCCTGGCAGCCCACACACCCCAGGGTGACTACCAGCGCTGGATCTCGGAGAACGTGCTGGAGCCCCTGGGGCTGGAGGATACGGGCTTTGACCTCACACCCGCCGTGCGCTCTCGCCTGGCAGCTGGCTTCTACGGCAGCGGGCGGCCGGCGCCGCTCTATGACCTGGGTTGGTATCGGCCCTCGGGCCAGATGTACTCCACCCCTGCCGACCTGGCCAAGCTGGCCACCGTGCTCTTGGGCAGCGGGTCCCAGCGGTTCCTGCGGCCCGACGCAGCCAAGACACTGCTGGCGCCGCTACTGGCCTGCCCGGGCGCCTACTTCGCCAACCAGACAGGCACGCCGTGGGAGTTCCACACGCAGCGGGGCTACAGCCTGGTGCGCAAGGACGGCGACCTGGACGGCTACGCCGCCACCTTCTCGCTGGTGCCCCAGCTGCGCCTGGGCCTCGTGCTGCTGCTGGCCGGGCCGCGGCCTCCCGGGCCCGACCTGGTGGCGAGGGCCTACGACGTGCTCCTGCCCGCCATGGAGAGGGCCTTCCGGGAGACCGCGCGCAGCCCAGCCCCGCCGCCCAGCGCGCGCCCCTTCGCCGGCTACTTCACCTTCGCCAACCTGACCTTCTACGAGGTGCGCGCCGGGCCGGCGGGCGAGCTGCACCTGCGCCAGTTCGGGCCCCGCGTGGAGGCGCTGGTCCCCGCCGCGTTCCGCACCCTGGCGCTGCGCCACCTGCGCGGCCGCGTCTTCCAGCTGCACGTGGCGCGCGAGTTCCCGTGCGCGCTGCCACTCGGCGACGCCTGGCTCTCGCTCGAGGCCCAGCACGGGCAGCTCGTCAACTTCTATCCCTTCGACGGGCACGGGCTGTCCCCTGGCTTTGACGTGCCGGGCCTCAACACGTACCACGTTCTGCGGCTGCCGCGCAAGCCCGTATTCAGGGGACAGTGA